A part of Lampris incognitus isolate fLamInc1 chromosome 21, fLamInc1.hap2, whole genome shotgun sequence genomic DNA contains:
- the mtrf1 gene encoding peptide chain release factor 1, mitochondrial isoform X2, with protein sequence MTQLLKEEEAGISHSILTLRKDLIKSLVPSDPHDPSNIILEVVSGRTTGGDICQQFTREMFDMYQGFASYKNWDFEVFNYTPAEYGGLHHAAVRIAGENVFRNLKHERGTHRVQRIPEVGLSSRMQRIHTGTMTVIILPQPAELDVSIDPKDLRIDTFRSRGPGGQSVNTTDSAVRIVHLPTGTTVECQQSRSQLKNKDTAMHMLRARLYQSMLGKETKQRHTARKQQVGTRSQSERIRTYNFSQDRVTDHRTGYVTRDIKKFMRGGDALEDLISDVAEHGDREAVLELVESSSSVKQPGS encoded by the exons ATGACCCAGCTGCTGAAGGAGGAAGAAGCGGGGATCTCCCATAGCATTTTAACCTTAAGAAAAGAT ctgATCAAATCCCTTGTGCCCAGTGACCCACATGACCCCAGTAACATTATTCTAGAAGTGGTATCAGGACGGACAACTGGGG GTGACATCTGTCAGCAGTTCACCAGAGAGATGTTTGACATGTACCAGGGCTTTGCCAGCTACAAGAACTGGGATTTTGAGGTTTTCAACTACACTCCAGCGGAGTATG GTGGTTTACACCATGCCGCGGTGAGGATAGCAGGAGAAAATGTCTTCAGAAACCTGAAGCATGAGAGAGGCACGCACAGGGTGCAGAGGATCCCTGAGGTCGGCCTCTCCTCCAGGATGCAGCGCATTCACACCGGGACCATGACAGTCATCATCCTACCCCAGCCCGCTGAG CTTGATGTCAGCATTGATCCCAAAGACCTCCGTATCGACACATTCAGGTCCCGGGGTCCTGGGGGCCAGAGTGTCAACACAACAGACAGCGCTGTGCGCATAGTTCATCTTCCTACAG GTACGACTGTGGAGTGTCAGCAGTCTCGCTCCCAGCTCAAAAACAAAGACACGGCCATGCACATGCTGAGGGCTCGCCTCTACCAGAGCATGTTGGGTAAAGAGACCAAGCAGAGGCACACAGCACGCAAACAGCAG GTGGGCACCCGTTCTCAGTCGGAGAGGATTCGTACCTACAACTTTAGCCAGGACCGCGTCACAGACCACAGGACCGGCTATGTCACTAGAGACATTAAG AAGTTCATGAGAGGTGGGGACGCCCTCGAGGATTTGATTTCTGATGTGGCTGAACATGGAGACAGGGAGGCCGTGCTGGAGCTGGtggagagcagcagcagtgtgaagCAGCCCGGGTCTTAA
- the LOC130131749 gene encoding coiled-coil domain-containing protein 122-like yields the protein MSGAGPEDGRKTTKQPLGPHKPSDFALKNNLVDISQRGHAQVLSLQAKQQELGTLQCYERYERYECDERYERYERYERYECDECYERYERYERYERYERYESVEVVRMKLQNDPTLSNRSTLNTDQTVLSDMEKSAEKVKLQLKSRVRQILTLEGELEHLQQHAQVLQSRLVSVSDANTRLHFNIEEEEVNARIVLARYNTYRKKMEGHKVAALQAKSQTEVHGELEKKRALFRMLKQRKEALEDPNDKAVPQEKVSRETEDLQREISVLGKTVAERKEKLLKELDTQFKIKKDIEIQNKRHEAIVKRLHCQLNKAQANHRQISEDIDHMQRQIEELKRRMKPSQDLFLSML from the exons ATGTCTGGCGCCGGGCCCGAGGACGGTAGGAAAACAACCAAGCAACCGCTCG GACCACACAAACCCTCCGACTTTGCTCTGAAAAACAATTTGGTAGACATCAGTCAGCGAGGCCATGCCCAGGTTTTATCCCTCCAGGCCAAACAACAAGAACTCGGCACTCTTCAG TGTTATGAGCGTTACGAGCGTTATGAGTGTGATGAGCGTTATGAGCGTTACGAGCGTTACGAGCGTTACGAGTGTGATGAGTGTTATGAGCGTTACGAGCGTTATGAGCGTTACGAGCGTTATGAGCGTTATGAGT CTGTGGAGGttgtccgtatgaaattacaaaatgaccccacccttagcaataggtcCACCctgaacactgaccaa ACTGTTTTATCAGACATGGAGAAGAGCGCTGAGAAGGTGAAGCTGCAGCTGAAATCCAGAGTCAGGCAGATCCTCACCCTGGAGGGAGAGCTGGAACATCTGCAGCAGCACGCGCAGGTCCTGCAGTCGCGCTTGGTATCCGTTTCTGACGCCAACACACGACTGCATTTTAatatagaggaggaggaggtcaacGCCCGTATCGTGCTAGCCAGGTACAACACGTACCGGAAAAAGATGGAGGGTCACAAGGTGGCTGCCTTGCAAGCGAAAAGCCAAACAGAGGTCCACGGGGAGCTGGAGAAGAAGAGAGCACTGTTCAGGATGCTGAAACAGAGAAAAGAAGCTTTAGAAGACCCAAATGACAAAGCTGTACCGCAGGAAAAGGTGTCA AGGGAGACTGAGGATCTGCAAAGAGAAATCTCGGTCCTGGGGAAGACTGTGGCTGAGAGAAAGGAGAAGCTCCTTAAAGAGCTTGACACTCAATTCAAGATAAAGAAAGATATAGAG ATCCAGAACAAGCGTCATGAGGCGATCGTAAAGCGGCTCCACTGTCAACTCAACAAGGCCCAAGCCAACCACAG GCAAATTTCTGAAGATATCGACCACAtgcagagacagatagaggagcTAAAGAGACGGATGAAGCCATCACAGGACCTTTTCCTCAGTATGCTCTAG
- the mtrf1 gene encoding peptide chain release factor 1, mitochondrial isoform X1, protein MFYNRWIRLCASCSRGMANNNNGGGSGWRTPPGRNAPRCFREALQGDDASRRLGRGDLADLHRDEAVQRHLAQLMEEHEGLTKRLQHAGLSDSDRRDLNKRRAELSPVADAFQNIRQALNDLEEVLSLLRGTVGTREEDQQMTQLLKEEEAGISHSILTLRKDLIKSLVPSDPHDPSNIILEVVSGRTTGGDICQQFTREMFDMYQGFASYKNWDFEVFNYTPAEYGGLHHAAVRIAGENVFRNLKHERGTHRVQRIPEVGLSSRMQRIHTGTMTVIILPQPAELDVSIDPKDLRIDTFRSRGPGGQSVNTTDSAVRIVHLPTGTTVECQQSRSQLKNKDTAMHMLRARLYQSMLGKETKQRHTARKQQVGTRSQSERIRTYNFSQDRVTDHRTGYVTRDIKKFMRGGDALEDLISDVAEHGDREAVLELVESSSSVKQPGS, encoded by the exons ATGTTTTATAACCGCTGGATCAGACTGTGCGCCTCCTGCAGCCGTGGGATGGCGAACAACAACAACGGGGGAGGGAGTGGGTGGAGGACGCCCCCGGGCCGAAACGCCCCGCGGTGTTTCCGAGAGGCTCTGCAGGGGGATGACGCGTCAAGACGCCTTGGCCGCGGCGATCTTGCGGATCTGCACAGGGACGAGGCGGTGCAGAGGCACCTCGCGCAGCTGATGGAGGAGCACGAGGGCCTGACCAAGAGGCTGCAGCATGCCGGTCTCAGTGACTCGGATAGAAGAGACCTGAACAAGAGACGTGCGGAGTTGTCGCCCGTAGCAGACGCGTTCCAGAATATCCGACAGGCTTTGAACGACCTGGAGGAAGTCTTGTCCCTTCTGCGTG gtacagtTGGAACTCGAGAGGAAGACCAACAAATGACCCAGCTGCTGAAGGAGGAAGAAGCGGGGATCTCCCATAGCATTTTAACCTTAAGAAAAGAT ctgATCAAATCCCTTGTGCCCAGTGACCCACATGACCCCAGTAACATTATTCTAGAAGTGGTATCAGGACGGACAACTGGGG GTGACATCTGTCAGCAGTTCACCAGAGAGATGTTTGACATGTACCAGGGCTTTGCCAGCTACAAGAACTGGGATTTTGAGGTTTTCAACTACACTCCAGCGGAGTATG GTGGTTTACACCATGCCGCGGTGAGGATAGCAGGAGAAAATGTCTTCAGAAACCTGAAGCATGAGAGAGGCACGCACAGGGTGCAGAGGATCCCTGAGGTCGGCCTCTCCTCCAGGATGCAGCGCATTCACACCGGGACCATGACAGTCATCATCCTACCCCAGCCCGCTGAG CTTGATGTCAGCATTGATCCCAAAGACCTCCGTATCGACACATTCAGGTCCCGGGGTCCTGGGGGCCAGAGTGTCAACACAACAGACAGCGCTGTGCGCATAGTTCATCTTCCTACAG GTACGACTGTGGAGTGTCAGCAGTCTCGCTCCCAGCTCAAAAACAAAGACACGGCCATGCACATGCTGAGGGCTCGCCTCTACCAGAGCATGTTGGGTAAAGAGACCAAGCAGAGGCACACAGCACGCAAACAGCAG GTGGGCACCCGTTCTCAGTCGGAGAGGATTCGTACCTACAACTTTAGCCAGGACCGCGTCACAGACCACAGGACCGGCTATGTCACTAGAGACATTAAG AAGTTCATGAGAGGTGGGGACGCCCTCGAGGATTTGATTTCTGATGTGGCTGAACATGGAGACAGGGAGGCCGTGCTGGAGCTGGtggagagcagcagcagtgtgaagCAGCCCGGGTCTTAA
- the wbp4 gene encoding WW domain-binding protein 4: MADYWKSQPKKFCQYCKCWIADNKPSIEFHERGKNHKENVAAKIAEIKKKSIDKAKQDERMSKEFAAMEEAALKAYQEDMRRMELESGSQGQTTAQAQPLSQKREEPKKKKQKKSVEPKEAETWLEGKTDDGHTYYYNSITGESRWEKPEGFQGESSGSIELGQSENSSSASAWMEAVSSEGYTYYYNTKNGESSWERPADFPAKEESGAGSGSGSSKEEEVQEEIASPQPEPLSGGEESSDGAKSSSEEQPKIPKIHFRKRKVEAEPSNREGQDTSEGDKNSEDDNGEKGEDKAQETAAEPEEKKEEANKETQAKKRKTANPYGTWEQIQIEEDPYANVDLQLPQVEGSASSAPDELAPEPEPKFKERTITSLGDEGGSASFRKSKTQNGKSRSLRQRASDD; the protein is encoded by the exons AT GGCCGACTACTGGAAGTCGCAGCCGAAGAAATTCTGTCAGTACTGCAAGTGCTGGATAGCGGACAACAAGCCT AGCATCGAGTTCCACGAAAGAGGAAAGAACCACAAAGAAAATGTGGCTGCTAAAATTGCTGAG ATTAAAAAGAAGAGCATTGACAAGGCAAAGCAAGACGAACGTATGTCCAAAGAGTTTGCAGCGATGGAGGAGGCTGCGCTTAAGGCATATcaagaagacatgaggaggatggAGCTAGAATCAG GTTCACAAGGCCAAACAACAGCCCAGGCACAACCTCTGTCTCAAAAACGAGAAGAGCCTaaaaagaaaaagcagaagaaaTCTGTAGAGCCCAAAGAGGCAGAGACTTGGTTGGAGGGAAAGACAGACGACGGACATACATACTACTACAACTCAATAACTGGAG AATCTCGGTGGGAGAAGCCAGAGGGTTTCCAGGGAGAAAGCTCGGGCTCTATAGAGCTCGGACAGAGTGAG AACTCTTCCTCAGCAAGTGCTTGGATGGAGGCTGTCAGTTCCGAGGGTTATACCTACTATTACAACACAAAGAATGGAG AGTCCAGTTGGGAGAGGCCAGCTGATTTTCCAGCTAAGGAGGAATCTGGAGCTGGATCTGGATCTGGTTCGAGCAAAGAGGAAGAAGTTCAGGAGGAAATCGCCAGTCCTCAGCCGGAGCCTTTATCGGGGGGAGAGGAGAGTTCCGATGGCGCCAAATCATCCAGTGAGGAACAGCCCAAAATCCCGAAGATCCACTTCAGG AAAAGGAAAGTGGAGGCAGAGCCCTCAAACAGGGAGGGACAGGATACATCTGAGGGTGACAAAAACAGTGAGGATGATAATGGGGAGAAAGGAGAGGACAAGGCCCAGGAGACAGCTGCTGAACCTGAGGAGAAGAAAGAGGAGGCGAACAAAGAGACACAGGCCAAGAAGCGGAAGACAGCAAATCCATACGGGACCTGGGAACAGATCCAGATAGAGGAGGACCCATA TGCCAACGTGGACCTTCAGCTGCCGCAGGTGGAGGGCAGTGCTTCCAGTGCTCCAGATGAACTGGCTCCAGAGCCCGAGCCCAAGTTCAAGGAGCGCACCATCACCTCCCTCGGAGATGAGGGCGGTTCCGCTTCGTTTAGGAAAAGCAAGACACAGAATGGCAAATCGAGGAGTCTCCGGCAGAGGGCCTCGGACGATTAA